A region of Cheilinus undulatus linkage group 10, ASM1832078v1, whole genome shotgun sequence DNA encodes the following proteins:
- the ogt.1 gene encoding UDP-N-acetylglucosamine--peptide N-acetylglucosaminyltransferase 110 kDa subunit isoform X3, giving the protein MATSVGNVADSTGLAELAHREYQSGDFEAAERHCMQLWRQEPDNTGVLLLLSSIHFQCRRLDRSAHFSTLAIKQNPMLAEAYSNLGNVYKERGQLQEAIEHYRHALRLKPDFIDGYINLAAALVAAGDMEGAVQAYVSALQYNPDLYCVRSDLGNLLKALGRLEEAKACYLKAIETQPNFAVAWSNLGCVFNAQGEIWLAIHHFEKAVTLDPNFLDAYINLGNVLKEARIFDRAVAGYLRALSLSPNHAVVHGNLACVYYEQGLIDLAIDTYRRAIELQPHFPDAYCNLANALKEKGNVSEAEECYNTALRLCPTHADSLNNLANIKREQGNIEEAVQLYRKALEVFPEFAAAHSNLASVLQQQGKLQEALMHYKEAIRISPTFADAYSNMGNTLKEMQDVQGALQCYTRAIQINPAFADAHSNLASIHKDSGNIPEAIASYRTALKLKPDFPDAYCNLAHCLQIVCDWTDYDERMKKLVSIVADQLDKNRLPSVHPHHSMLYPLSHGFRKAIAERHGNLCLDKVHAMIKINALHKPAFEHPKDLKASSGRLRIGYVSSDFGNHPTSHLMQSIPGMHNPEKFEVFCYALSPDDSTNFRVKVVAEAHHFTDLSQIPCNGKAADRIHQDGVHILVNMNGYTKGARNELFALRPAPIQAMWLGYPGTSGAPFMDYIITDKETSPLEVAEQYSEKLAYMPNTFFIGDHANMFPHLKKKAVIDFKSNGHIFDNRIVLNGIDLKAFLDSLPDVKVIKMKCDNNQEATGDSNGALSMPVIPMNTAAEAIINMINQGQIQVTINGFTVSNGLATTQINNKAATGEEVPRTIVVTTRSQYGLPEDSIVYCNFNQLYKIDPPTLQMWANILKRVPNSVLWLLRFPAVGEPNIQQYAQNMGLPGSRIIFSPVAPKEEHVRRGQLADVCLDTPLCNGHTTGMDVLWAGTPMVTMPGETLASRVAASQLSCLGCPELIAQSRQDYEDIAVKLGSDMEYLKMVRARVWKQRICSPLFNTKQYTMDLERLYLQMWDHHSNGSKPEHLVQIIEASDNA; this is encoded by the exons GGTTGGCTGAGCTGGCGCATCGAGAGTATCAGTCAGGGGACTTTGAGGCAGCTGAGCGCCACTGCATGCAGCTTTGGAGGCAGGAGCCTGATAACACAGGCGTTTTGCTGCTCCTGTCCTCCATCCACTTCCAGTGCCGAAGACTCGACAG GTCTGCTCACTTCAGCACCTTAGCCATCAAACAGAACCCAATGTTGGCTGAGGCCTACTCCAACCTGGGAAATGTGTATAAGGAGCGTGGGCAACTGCAGGAGGCCATTGAGCATTATCGTCATGCACTGAGACTGAAGCCAGATTTCATAGATGGATACATCAACTTGGCAGCAGCACTGGTAGCAGCAGGGGACATGGAGGGAGCAGTGCAGGCCTATGTATCTGCATTACAGTATAACCCT GATCTTTACTGTGTGCGCAGTGACTTGGGCAATTTGCTTAAAGCCCTTGGGCGTTTGGAAGAGGCCAAG GCTTGTTACCTGAAAGCCATTGAGACTCAACCCAACTTTGCAGTGGCTTGGAGCAACCTGGGCTGTGTGTTTAATGCCCAGGGAGAGATATGGCTGGCCATACATCATTTCGAAAAG gcAGTGACTCTGGACCCAAACTTCCTTGATGCATACATCAATTTAGGAAATGTTTTGAAGGAAGCTCGCATCTTTGACAG AGCTGTGGCTGGATATCTGAGAGCCCTGAGTCTAAGCCCCAACCATGCAGTTGTCCATGGAAACCTGGCCTGTGTCTACTATGAACAAGGCCTTATTGACCTTGCTATTGACACCTACCGTCGCGCTATTGAGTTGCAGCCCCATTTCCCTGATGCCTACTGCAACTTGGCAAATGCCCTGAAAGAGAAAGGCAAT GTATCTGAAGCAGAAGAATGCTACAACACAGCCTTGCGTTTGTGTCCAACCCATGCAGACTCCCTTAACAACTTGGCCAATATCAAGCGTGAGCAGGGCAATATTGAGGAAGCAGTTCAGCTCTATAGAAAAGCTCTGGAG GTGTTCCCAGAGTTTGCAGCAGCTCATTCCAACCTGGCCAGTGTTCTTCAGCAGCAAGGCAAACTCCAGGAGGCCCTTATGCACTACAAGGAGGCCATCAG AATCAGTCCCACATTTGCTGATGCCTACTCAAACATGGGCAATACACTAAAGGAAATGCAAGATGTACAGGGAGCACTCCAGTGCTACACTCGTGCCATCCAGATCAACCCTGCCTTTGCTGATGCTCACAGCAATTTGGCCTCAATTCACAAG GATTCTGGAAACATCCCAGAAGCCATTGCATCATACCGTACAGCCTTGAAACTCAAGCCTGACTTCCCTGATGCTTATTGCAACCTGGCCCATTGCCTACAG ATTGTATGTGATTGGACAGACTATGATGAGCGGATGAAGAAACTTGTGAGCATTGTTGCAGACCAGCTGGACAAGAACCGTTTGCCTTCAGTGCATCCTCACCACAGCATGCTGTACCCACTCTCTCATGGCTTCCGCAAGGCTATTGCTGAACGCCATGGGAACCTTTGCCTGGATAAGGTACACGCAATGATCAAA ATTAATGCGCTGCACAAGCCTGCTTTTGAGCATCCCAAAGATCTGAAAGCCAGCAGTGGGCGTCTGCGCATTGGCTACGTCAGCTCTGACTTTGGCAACCACCCTACTTCCCACCTGATGCAGTCCATTCCTGGAATGCACAATCCAGAGAAATTTGAG GTGTTCTGCTATGCGCTTAGCCCTGATGATAGCACCAACTTCCGTGTGAAGGTAGTAGCTGAGGCTCATCACTTCACAGACCTCTCACAG ATTCCTTGCAATGGTAAGGCAGCTGACCGTATTCATCAGGATGGAGTCCACATTCTGGTCAACATGAACGGATACACTAAGGGAGCCCGAAATGAGCTTTTTGCCCTCCGACCCGCTCCTATTCAG GCCATGTGGCTTGGTTACCCTGGAACCAGTGGGGCTCCCTTCATGGACTACATCATCACTGACAAAGAGACATCTCCTCTAGAAGTAGCCGAGCAGTATTCTGAGAAACTGGCCTACATGCCCAACACTTTCTTCATTGGAGACCATGCCAACATGTTCCCTCACCTAAAG AAAAAGGCAGTGATTGATTTCAAGTCAAATGGACACATCTTTGACAACCGCATTGTTCTTAATGGTATTGATCTGAAGGCCTTCTTGGACAGTCTGCCAGATGTGAAAGTGATAAAG ATGAAGTGTGACAACAACCAGGAAGCTACTGGGGACTCCAACGGAGCCCTGTCCATGCCTGTGATCCCAATGAACACAGCAGCTGAAGCAATCATTAACATGATCAACCAAGGCCAAATACAGGTCACAATCAATGGCTTCACTGTCAGCAATGGCCTGGCCACCACACAG ATCAACAACAAAGCAGCCACTGGAGAGGAGGTGCCACGGACTATTGTGGTGACAACGCGCTCCCAGTATGGTCTGCCGGAGGACTCCATTGTCTATTGTAACTTCAACCAACTCTACAAAATTGACCCCCCTACTCTTCAGATGTGGGCCAAC ATTCTGAAGCGTGTGCCCAACAGTGTGTTGTGGCTTCTTCGTTTCCCTGCTGTGGGTGAACCAAACATCCAGCAGTATGCTCAGAACATGGGTTTGCCTGGCTCTCGCATCATCTTCTCTCCTGTGGCCCCTAAGGAGGAGCATGTTAGGAGGGGCCAGCTGGCTGATGTGTGCCTGGACACCCCTCTATGCAACGGTCACACTACAGGCATGGACGTGCTCTGGGCTGGAACACCCATGGTCACCATGCCAG GTGAGACCCTTGCCTCCCGCGTGGCCGCCTCGCAGCTTAGCTGTCTGGGCTGCCCTGAGCTGATAGCCCAGAGTCGCCAGGACTATGAGGACATTGCAGTCAAACTGGGCTCTGACATGGAATA cCTGAAGATGGTGAGGGCGCGTGTTTGGAAGCAGCGGATCTGCAGCCCTCTTTTCAACACCAAGCAGTACACAATGGACTTGGAGAGGCTCTATCTGCAGATGTGGGATCACCATAGCAATGGCAGCAAGCCAGAGCACCTGGTCCAAATCATAGAGGCCAGTGACAATGCCTGA
- the ogt.1 gene encoding UDP-N-acetylglucosamine--peptide N-acetylglucosaminyltransferase 110 kDa subunit isoform X1, whose translation MATSVGNVADSTEPTKRMLSFQGLAELAHREYQSGDFEAAERHCMQLWRQEPDNTGVLLLLSSIHFQCRRLDRSAHFSTLAIKQNPMLAEAYSNLGNVYKERGQLQEAIEHYRHALRLKPDFIDGYINLAAALVAAGDMEGAVQAYVSALQYNPDLYCVRSDLGNLLKALGRLEEAKACYLKAIETQPNFAVAWSNLGCVFNAQGEIWLAIHHFEKAVTLDPNFLDAYINLGNVLKEARIFDRAVAGYLRALSLSPNHAVVHGNLACVYYEQGLIDLAIDTYRRAIELQPHFPDAYCNLANALKEKGNVSEAEECYNTALRLCPTHADSLNNLANIKREQGNIEEAVQLYRKALEVFPEFAAAHSNLASVLQQQGKLQEALMHYKEAIRISPTFADAYSNMGNTLKEMQDVQGALQCYTRAIQINPAFADAHSNLASIHKDSGNIPEAIASYRTALKLKPDFPDAYCNLAHCLQIVCDWTDYDERMKKLVSIVADQLDKNRLPSVHPHHSMLYPLSHGFRKAIAERHGNLCLDKVHAMIKINALHKPAFEHPKDLKASSGRLRIGYVSSDFGNHPTSHLMQSIPGMHNPEKFEVFCYALSPDDSTNFRVKVVAEAHHFTDLSQIPCNGKAADRIHQDGVHILVNMNGYTKGARNELFALRPAPIQAMWLGYPGTSGAPFMDYIITDKETSPLEVAEQYSEKLAYMPNTFFIGDHANMFPHLKKKAVIDFKSNGHIFDNRIVLNGIDLKAFLDSLPDVKVIKMKCDNNQEATGDSNGALSMPVIPMNTAAEAIINMINQGQIQVTINGFTVSNGLATTQINNKAATGEEVPRTIVVTTRSQYGLPEDSIVYCNFNQLYKIDPPTLQMWANILKRVPNSVLWLLRFPAVGEPNIQQYAQNMGLPGSRIIFSPVAPKEEHVRRGQLADVCLDTPLCNGHTTGMDVLWAGTPMVTMPGETLASRVAASQLSCLGCPELIAQSRQDYEDIAVKLGSDMEYLKMVRARVWKQRICSPLFNTKQYTMDLERLYLQMWDHHSNGSKPEHLVQIIEASDNA comes from the exons AACCGACAAAACGTATGCTTTCCTTCCAAGGGTTGGCTGAGCTGGCGCATCGAGAGTATCAGTCAGGGGACTTTGAGGCAGCTGAGCGCCACTGCATGCAGCTTTGGAGGCAGGAGCCTGATAACACAGGCGTTTTGCTGCTCCTGTCCTCCATCCACTTCCAGTGCCGAAGACTCGACAG GTCTGCTCACTTCAGCACCTTAGCCATCAAACAGAACCCAATGTTGGCTGAGGCCTACTCCAACCTGGGAAATGTGTATAAGGAGCGTGGGCAACTGCAGGAGGCCATTGAGCATTATCGTCATGCACTGAGACTGAAGCCAGATTTCATAGATGGATACATCAACTTGGCAGCAGCACTGGTAGCAGCAGGGGACATGGAGGGAGCAGTGCAGGCCTATGTATCTGCATTACAGTATAACCCT GATCTTTACTGTGTGCGCAGTGACTTGGGCAATTTGCTTAAAGCCCTTGGGCGTTTGGAAGAGGCCAAG GCTTGTTACCTGAAAGCCATTGAGACTCAACCCAACTTTGCAGTGGCTTGGAGCAACCTGGGCTGTGTGTTTAATGCCCAGGGAGAGATATGGCTGGCCATACATCATTTCGAAAAG gcAGTGACTCTGGACCCAAACTTCCTTGATGCATACATCAATTTAGGAAATGTTTTGAAGGAAGCTCGCATCTTTGACAG AGCTGTGGCTGGATATCTGAGAGCCCTGAGTCTAAGCCCCAACCATGCAGTTGTCCATGGAAACCTGGCCTGTGTCTACTATGAACAAGGCCTTATTGACCTTGCTATTGACACCTACCGTCGCGCTATTGAGTTGCAGCCCCATTTCCCTGATGCCTACTGCAACTTGGCAAATGCCCTGAAAGAGAAAGGCAAT GTATCTGAAGCAGAAGAATGCTACAACACAGCCTTGCGTTTGTGTCCAACCCATGCAGACTCCCTTAACAACTTGGCCAATATCAAGCGTGAGCAGGGCAATATTGAGGAAGCAGTTCAGCTCTATAGAAAAGCTCTGGAG GTGTTCCCAGAGTTTGCAGCAGCTCATTCCAACCTGGCCAGTGTTCTTCAGCAGCAAGGCAAACTCCAGGAGGCCCTTATGCACTACAAGGAGGCCATCAG AATCAGTCCCACATTTGCTGATGCCTACTCAAACATGGGCAATACACTAAAGGAAATGCAAGATGTACAGGGAGCACTCCAGTGCTACACTCGTGCCATCCAGATCAACCCTGCCTTTGCTGATGCTCACAGCAATTTGGCCTCAATTCACAAG GATTCTGGAAACATCCCAGAAGCCATTGCATCATACCGTACAGCCTTGAAACTCAAGCCTGACTTCCCTGATGCTTATTGCAACCTGGCCCATTGCCTACAG ATTGTATGTGATTGGACAGACTATGATGAGCGGATGAAGAAACTTGTGAGCATTGTTGCAGACCAGCTGGACAAGAACCGTTTGCCTTCAGTGCATCCTCACCACAGCATGCTGTACCCACTCTCTCATGGCTTCCGCAAGGCTATTGCTGAACGCCATGGGAACCTTTGCCTGGATAAGGTACACGCAATGATCAAA ATTAATGCGCTGCACAAGCCTGCTTTTGAGCATCCCAAAGATCTGAAAGCCAGCAGTGGGCGTCTGCGCATTGGCTACGTCAGCTCTGACTTTGGCAACCACCCTACTTCCCACCTGATGCAGTCCATTCCTGGAATGCACAATCCAGAGAAATTTGAG GTGTTCTGCTATGCGCTTAGCCCTGATGATAGCACCAACTTCCGTGTGAAGGTAGTAGCTGAGGCTCATCACTTCACAGACCTCTCACAG ATTCCTTGCAATGGTAAGGCAGCTGACCGTATTCATCAGGATGGAGTCCACATTCTGGTCAACATGAACGGATACACTAAGGGAGCCCGAAATGAGCTTTTTGCCCTCCGACCCGCTCCTATTCAG GCCATGTGGCTTGGTTACCCTGGAACCAGTGGGGCTCCCTTCATGGACTACATCATCACTGACAAAGAGACATCTCCTCTAGAAGTAGCCGAGCAGTATTCTGAGAAACTGGCCTACATGCCCAACACTTTCTTCATTGGAGACCATGCCAACATGTTCCCTCACCTAAAG AAAAAGGCAGTGATTGATTTCAAGTCAAATGGACACATCTTTGACAACCGCATTGTTCTTAATGGTATTGATCTGAAGGCCTTCTTGGACAGTCTGCCAGATGTGAAAGTGATAAAG ATGAAGTGTGACAACAACCAGGAAGCTACTGGGGACTCCAACGGAGCCCTGTCCATGCCTGTGATCCCAATGAACACAGCAGCTGAAGCAATCATTAACATGATCAACCAAGGCCAAATACAGGTCACAATCAATGGCTTCACTGTCAGCAATGGCCTGGCCACCACACAG ATCAACAACAAAGCAGCCACTGGAGAGGAGGTGCCACGGACTATTGTGGTGACAACGCGCTCCCAGTATGGTCTGCCGGAGGACTCCATTGTCTATTGTAACTTCAACCAACTCTACAAAATTGACCCCCCTACTCTTCAGATGTGGGCCAAC ATTCTGAAGCGTGTGCCCAACAGTGTGTTGTGGCTTCTTCGTTTCCCTGCTGTGGGTGAACCAAACATCCAGCAGTATGCTCAGAACATGGGTTTGCCTGGCTCTCGCATCATCTTCTCTCCTGTGGCCCCTAAGGAGGAGCATGTTAGGAGGGGCCAGCTGGCTGATGTGTGCCTGGACACCCCTCTATGCAACGGTCACACTACAGGCATGGACGTGCTCTGGGCTGGAACACCCATGGTCACCATGCCAG GTGAGACCCTTGCCTCCCGCGTGGCCGCCTCGCAGCTTAGCTGTCTGGGCTGCCCTGAGCTGATAGCCCAGAGTCGCCAGGACTATGAGGACATTGCAGTCAAACTGGGCTCTGACATGGAATA cCTGAAGATGGTGAGGGCGCGTGTTTGGAAGCAGCGGATCTGCAGCCCTCTTTTCAACACCAAGCAGTACACAATGGACTTGGAGAGGCTCTATCTGCAGATGTGGGATCACCATAGCAATGGCAGCAAGCCAGAGCACCTGGTCCAAATCATAGAGGCCAGTGACAATGCCTGA
- the ogt.1 gene encoding UDP-N-acetylglucosamine--peptide N-acetylglucosaminyltransferase 110 kDa subunit isoform X5, whose product MACYLKAIETQPNFAVAWSNLGCVFNAQGEIWLAIHHFEKAVTLDPNFLDAYINLGNVLKEARIFDRAVAGYLRALSLSPNHAVVHGNLACVYYEQGLIDLAIDTYRRAIELQPHFPDAYCNLANALKEKGNVSEAEECYNTALRLCPTHADSLNNLANIKREQGNIEEAVQLYRKALEVFPEFAAAHSNLASVLQQQGKLQEALMHYKEAIRISPTFADAYSNMGNTLKEMQDVQGALQCYTRAIQINPAFADAHSNLASIHKDSGNIPEAIASYRTALKLKPDFPDAYCNLAHCLQIVCDWTDYDERMKKLVSIVADQLDKNRLPSVHPHHSMLYPLSHGFRKAIAERHGNLCLDKVHAMIKINALHKPAFEHPKDLKASSGRLRIGYVSSDFGNHPTSHLMQSIPGMHNPEKFEVFCYALSPDDSTNFRVKVVAEAHHFTDLSQIPCNGKAADRIHQDGVHILVNMNGYTKGARNELFALRPAPIQAMWLGYPGTSGAPFMDYIITDKETSPLEVAEQYSEKLAYMPNTFFIGDHANMFPHLKKKAVIDFKSNGHIFDNRIVLNGIDLKAFLDSLPDVKVIKMKCDNNQEATGDSNGALSMPVIPMNTAAEAIINMINQGQIQVTINGFTVSNGLATTQINNKAATGEEVPRTIVVTTRSQYGLPEDSIVYCNFNQLYKIDPPTLQMWANILKRVPNSVLWLLRFPAVGEPNIQQYAQNMGLPGSRIIFSPVAPKEEHVRRGQLADVCLDTPLCNGHTTGMDVLWAGTPMVTMPGETLASRVAASQLSCLGCPELIAQSRQDYEDIAVKLGSDMEYLKMVRARVWKQRICSPLFNTKQYTMDLERLYLQMWDHHSNGSKPEHLVQIIEASDNA is encoded by the exons ATG GCTTGTTACCTGAAAGCCATTGAGACTCAACCCAACTTTGCAGTGGCTTGGAGCAACCTGGGCTGTGTGTTTAATGCCCAGGGAGAGATATGGCTGGCCATACATCATTTCGAAAAG gcAGTGACTCTGGACCCAAACTTCCTTGATGCATACATCAATTTAGGAAATGTTTTGAAGGAAGCTCGCATCTTTGACAG AGCTGTGGCTGGATATCTGAGAGCCCTGAGTCTAAGCCCCAACCATGCAGTTGTCCATGGAAACCTGGCCTGTGTCTACTATGAACAAGGCCTTATTGACCTTGCTATTGACACCTACCGTCGCGCTATTGAGTTGCAGCCCCATTTCCCTGATGCCTACTGCAACTTGGCAAATGCCCTGAAAGAGAAAGGCAAT GTATCTGAAGCAGAAGAATGCTACAACACAGCCTTGCGTTTGTGTCCAACCCATGCAGACTCCCTTAACAACTTGGCCAATATCAAGCGTGAGCAGGGCAATATTGAGGAAGCAGTTCAGCTCTATAGAAAAGCTCTGGAG GTGTTCCCAGAGTTTGCAGCAGCTCATTCCAACCTGGCCAGTGTTCTTCAGCAGCAAGGCAAACTCCAGGAGGCCCTTATGCACTACAAGGAGGCCATCAG AATCAGTCCCACATTTGCTGATGCCTACTCAAACATGGGCAATACACTAAAGGAAATGCAAGATGTACAGGGAGCACTCCAGTGCTACACTCGTGCCATCCAGATCAACCCTGCCTTTGCTGATGCTCACAGCAATTTGGCCTCAATTCACAAG GATTCTGGAAACATCCCAGAAGCCATTGCATCATACCGTACAGCCTTGAAACTCAAGCCTGACTTCCCTGATGCTTATTGCAACCTGGCCCATTGCCTACAG ATTGTATGTGATTGGACAGACTATGATGAGCGGATGAAGAAACTTGTGAGCATTGTTGCAGACCAGCTGGACAAGAACCGTTTGCCTTCAGTGCATCCTCACCACAGCATGCTGTACCCACTCTCTCATGGCTTCCGCAAGGCTATTGCTGAACGCCATGGGAACCTTTGCCTGGATAAGGTACACGCAATGATCAAA ATTAATGCGCTGCACAAGCCTGCTTTTGAGCATCCCAAAGATCTGAAAGCCAGCAGTGGGCGTCTGCGCATTGGCTACGTCAGCTCTGACTTTGGCAACCACCCTACTTCCCACCTGATGCAGTCCATTCCTGGAATGCACAATCCAGAGAAATTTGAG GTGTTCTGCTATGCGCTTAGCCCTGATGATAGCACCAACTTCCGTGTGAAGGTAGTAGCTGAGGCTCATCACTTCACAGACCTCTCACAG ATTCCTTGCAATGGTAAGGCAGCTGACCGTATTCATCAGGATGGAGTCCACATTCTGGTCAACATGAACGGATACACTAAGGGAGCCCGAAATGAGCTTTTTGCCCTCCGACCCGCTCCTATTCAG GCCATGTGGCTTGGTTACCCTGGAACCAGTGGGGCTCCCTTCATGGACTACATCATCACTGACAAAGAGACATCTCCTCTAGAAGTAGCCGAGCAGTATTCTGAGAAACTGGCCTACATGCCCAACACTTTCTTCATTGGAGACCATGCCAACATGTTCCCTCACCTAAAG AAAAAGGCAGTGATTGATTTCAAGTCAAATGGACACATCTTTGACAACCGCATTGTTCTTAATGGTATTGATCTGAAGGCCTTCTTGGACAGTCTGCCAGATGTGAAAGTGATAAAG ATGAAGTGTGACAACAACCAGGAAGCTACTGGGGACTCCAACGGAGCCCTGTCCATGCCTGTGATCCCAATGAACACAGCAGCTGAAGCAATCATTAACATGATCAACCAAGGCCAAATACAGGTCACAATCAATGGCTTCACTGTCAGCAATGGCCTGGCCACCACACAG ATCAACAACAAAGCAGCCACTGGAGAGGAGGTGCCACGGACTATTGTGGTGACAACGCGCTCCCAGTATGGTCTGCCGGAGGACTCCATTGTCTATTGTAACTTCAACCAACTCTACAAAATTGACCCCCCTACTCTTCAGATGTGGGCCAAC ATTCTGAAGCGTGTGCCCAACAGTGTGTTGTGGCTTCTTCGTTTCCCTGCTGTGGGTGAACCAAACATCCAGCAGTATGCTCAGAACATGGGTTTGCCTGGCTCTCGCATCATCTTCTCTCCTGTGGCCCCTAAGGAGGAGCATGTTAGGAGGGGCCAGCTGGCTGATGTGTGCCTGGACACCCCTCTATGCAACGGTCACACTACAGGCATGGACGTGCTCTGGGCTGGAACACCCATGGTCACCATGCCAG GTGAGACCCTTGCCTCCCGCGTGGCCGCCTCGCAGCTTAGCTGTCTGGGCTGCCCTGAGCTGATAGCCCAGAGTCGCCAGGACTATGAGGACATTGCAGTCAAACTGGGCTCTGACATGGAATA cCTGAAGATGGTGAGGGCGCGTGTTTGGAAGCAGCGGATCTGCAGCCCTCTTTTCAACACCAAGCAGTACACAATGGACTTGGAGAGGCTCTATCTGCAGATGTGGGATCACCATAGCAATGGCAGCAAGCCAGAGCACCTGGTCCAAATCATAGAGGCCAGTGACAATGCCTGA